In Cherax quadricarinatus isolate ZL_2023a chromosome 5, ASM3850222v1, whole genome shotgun sequence, the genomic window AACCTGATGATGGTTCAAGGTGGACTGAAAGGCCTCTCAGCTTTCATTTCAAATTTGTGGATTTGTTAGGAAATGTTCAGTTCATaacattgtgacttattattCAGTTTACATTTTGTGATAAAGTACAGTATAtatttttctataaaaaaaattgtatgtAATATTAAAAAAATGCATGACTGCTCTGAATGTTTTCTGTCAGCAGAATAATACTACATGCACCAGTGGAAATTCAAGTCTATCTTTTATAGTTTACTATGTAAATGCACACACTGACAGCCTTACAACAGTGTCTTGTATACAATATTAGCACAGAAATTCAATATACAACTGAGCAACAAAATTCTTAACATAGCTGCTCATAATTACGAACAAATGGTTATCATTAATAACATACACTTAAGACTACCCTATTATCGATCTTTGAAAATTCAATATTTAAGACTATCACAATTGTTAACCTTCAAAAATTTGTACAAATAATTTTCTCAAAAGCAATACAGCTTCAAGAAAGACATGAAGGAttagtaaatatatatatcagGATATGGCAACTGATAGTTAGAAGTTGTTGAGGTGAGTCCAGCAGCAGTATCACAAGACATGGCTGTGGTTGTCTGCGCTGGTGGACAGGAGGGAGGAAGCCGGTTGAAGATCTCGGTGAGTTTATTCTGAAGAGTATCTGGTTGCTGTAAAAAAAAAGATATGCATTACTTAATATTTCCTTCCTGTCATTAATATATTCAATATGAAAGGAGAGTTGGAGGGAGCTGGTGCAGGAGGCTTTGAGTGCTAGGGGATTGAGCAGCTGGCTTGTGTGAGCATGATAGATCTTAGTGATtggggacaaatggtttttgtGGCTTCTTGTGCTGAGAGTGGCAGGAAGGTAAcacttatgaaaggattcagggaattGGTTAGCCTAACTCGAGTCATGGAGGTGGGAAACATAGTGCTTGCActatgaaggagaggtggggatgtcACAGTCTGAAACCTCATTTGAATTATCATATCTGCACACATCTGACTAGACAACTACGTATTTAATGAATAGTCGTGAATGTAATTTTTCTTTTAGGGTCGCCCTACATTGGTGAGAGGCAGCTGATGAGGTAAAAGAAGAAGCATATAGAATATAATACAACAGAGCATAACTAACCTTTGCCTGAATCTTTGCCACCAAGGCCTCAAAAGATTCAGTCATGAAAGCTTCTGTGATCTGTTTGCGTCGCTCCTCCTCTGCCTTCCTCTTCTGCTCTGGACTCTCAGTTAGCACCTTTTTCAGAGACTCAAAAGTGATTTCTTCTTCCAGTGACCGCTGAAAGAATCATATAATGGTTtactctttttttcttttttacctaGATTATTGGTATATGAATGGTATACGATACTCACAATATCAAGAATTACACATCTACAAAtgaagatgcccagatgttgcacatgtctaattcttcaccaagTTTACTTACAAGTATCAGACAGCAGACTGAATATCTAACATCACATATGAAGGTGCAACCACTGACTCTATCACACAGGGTATATAATACAAACAAATGCATAaaacagacacatgtgcaatgttAAGAAACTTTTATTTCAATGCATTTCGCTCACCTGGAACTTTATTAATCCACAAAGCTCTCTCAGTGAAACACATCTAATAAGTGTCTATTTTATACACTGTTTCAGGGCTGCATTCACATTGccacttttttttatttccttaaCCAACAAAATGTTATTTTTAATTCTTACTGTGCACCCAATCTCTGAATTTTGGATTTTTCCTTGCTTGTTCTTATCAATGTCTTCGTGTTTCATTCTTATAACTGTCCACTGGTATATACTTGCTAAAGAAACACATTTGCACAGAGCAATAACTGTAAGCAAAACTACACGGAAAGGCTTCGAAAGCTCTCTCACATTTTCTATTCAAGGAGGTTGACATGGCTAGTGAAAATGTTACACGAGTCTGCCCCCTATTTGCATGGAAGATATAAGAAGTGATTTTAAACTTACCCTGGGAAGTCCTGGAGAGGAACAAGCACTGTCCACCTCGACACTGATTGAGTTGATATCCATGGCAGAAGAGGTGTGTTGTGCGGTGGATTGCCGCCGCATGATGCTTGAGACGCTGGCATTTAGACGCTTCTCATCCAGACTGAGGATGTGAAACATTCTTAAATTATATGTATATTCTACTTAATCTACAATGTCTTTCATTCTTGCCATACATAGATGCAAGTATATGGTGGGTCAGGTACAGGTGCAAGTAACCCGAAATGTCTTAGGCTTTATTCTAAGCAAAGGTTTATTCATACAGTGAGAAAATGAACAGACTTTGTTCCTTATTACCAGCATGATGCATAACTTTTCATGGAACAATCTGTTGACTCCAGGTAAAAGCTGATGATGGCAGTAGATGAAATTTCAATCCTTCCTCAACTGAGCTATAATGCTAATCAAAACTGAAATCAGGTTCACTACCAGTCACTGTATTACAGCAATGCATATTAAAATCTATTACTTAAAAGAGCACACTATAAATTATAATAGTAGTAATTATTCAAATGAACAAAATCCTACAATACAACAGTGCATTTACTTGGTGCCTGTGAGAAGATCCAGAACTTTGGCATTGTCAAAGAGCAGTTCCTGTGGTAAGCTGCTGTGAAGCAAGCTGGAATCATAGTGAGACAACAACTCTGGCAGTAGATGTGGGGCCTTGTCTGATCTGTGAAATCAACCAAAGGTGTTCATCAACCAACCCATAATTTTTAGATGCTCTGAGTCTCAATTTTTGGAATAaaggtattaaaaaaaaataaatgagtcTACTTTGCTCAAGGATATTATGTTATAAGCATTATTATAAATAATCCTTAACAGCATTTCTGGGATGTTTTTCCTATGAATATACTAATTATTTTCACAggtaatgaaaatatatatatatatagctttctAAATCTATACAACTTAGGATATATGTATGTAAACTACAAAAGCTTATGGTAAATAGCAATATGACTGACAATGTTCTCTATATCTTAAACATATATTTCTTGTTTCACTTGCTTATGAGGGGGGAATAAACAGACTTGAAACCAATTTGAAAAATCACCATTATGTACAATACATTAGGAAACATATGAAGATGTACTAAGGCTAGTGTTAGATACAGCATTAAAGCAAAAAATCTAAGAAAATCAATTATGGAGCACAGGAATGCTAGTTAATAGCGAGTTTTTAAAAAGAAACTCAAACGGCAATAATTTAAAAATGGAAATGATATAAAAGAGAAAATATCTGCGAGGAAACACTGTATGAGATTGACTATACAGATTGCAAGAGGAGAGTAGATATGGAGGGAAAAACAAAATACTGAAGGGTTATCAATTAAGTTATCAATGTAGACTGTCAAAAgagcaaaaatttttaattacgGAGTAAACATGCTATCTCTTTAGTGAAGACTTTAACCAAAACTTCGTTAATGGAACTCTTTCAAATAAAAGCAGGTGACTATATAAACTTGAGCATGCATGTAAACACTCAGGAAAACATATATTTCTTTTCATTAAATAATCTACATTATATAAAcaagaggtacaaaaaaaatctgCTGGGTAAAGACCTGTGCTTGATGACTGCAGACACATGTTCCTTTAGAGTAGTGACCAGGTGAGAGATAACCACCATGACTGAGGCAACCAGTGTGTGTAGCTGTATGGCAGCTACGGCACTCACTGCTCCTCCCTGTGCCAGCCCCTGAAAATTTGCAGATCCACATAAATATACCTAAACACACACTTAATCTGTTCAGAACTTCCTTTATATACATAACAGGGCAAACTAAGTACAGTATTTACTGATtctcattaaaatatttttttctttctttctttcaacaaactggcagtatcccaccaaagcagggtggcccaaaaagaaaaacaagtttctctttttaactttagtaatgtatacaggagaaggggttactagccacttgctcctggcatttcagtcgcctcttgcaacacacatagcttacggaggaagaattctgttccacttccccatgaagataagaggaaataaacacgaacaagtagtaagaaaatagaagaaaatccagaggggtgtttgtatatatatgcttgtacatccaagtgtagtgtgacctaaatgcaagtagaagtagcaagacgtaactGAAATCTTGTATAAGATTTTATAGTTCATAAATAGGGGCTTGAACATActgcaggcatgtgtgagtgggttagataagagtgaatggagatgaatggtttttgaaacttaacaagctgttggagtgtgagtagggtaatattttgtgaagaaattcaggaaaaccagttaccTGGACTAGAGTtcgagaggtgggaagtacaatacctgcactctaaaggtggAGTTtgggatacagtggacccccggttcacgttattaatccgttcctgagaactcatcgtaaagcaaaattatcggaaagtgaatcaattttccccataagaaataatggaaatcaaattaatccatgcaagacacccaaaagtatgaaaaaaaaaaaattttaccacatgaaatattaagtttaatgcaatagaataattacaataacaataataacaatagaataatcacaatggaataattgacacttacctttaatgaagatttgGTGATGActaatgggatgggaggaggggagagtgtcaaagtttttaatgtttagaaggggaatccccctccattaggacttgaggtagcaagtccttttccggggttacttcccttcttcttttaatgccactaggaccagcttgagagtcactggacttctgttgcacaacatatctgtccatagaggcctgtacctctcgttcctttatgactttcctaaagtggttcacaacattgtcagtgtaatagtcaccagcacggcttgcaatagctgtgttagggtgactttcatccataaaggtttgcagttcaactcactgtgcacacatttccttaatttttgaagtaggcacaatggattccacaactggcatagtcttctcagggttagccccaaaccattcaaaatctttcttaatttccatactaattctcaccctttttaccatagggttggcactagaagctttcttggggcccatggtgacttattttgcagaaacaagcaccaaaaacagtgataatatggaatgtaccgaatgtatccttagatgcgcgcacactggctggcttgtaaacactggcatacacggggcagttcaggccacacatggacacctCTCATACGAATcatatcgcataccgggttttgtaacgggaactgaggcaaattttttgcgatataatgcttcggataccggatttatcggataccgatgacttcgcgaaccgggggtccactgtatttgctgtttagagtgaaaTCTATACTGTCGTATCTgcttgcctctggcaagactgtgtgtgtgtgaatgatgggcAAATTTTTCCTTGTTTGGTTACTCTGcttcggtgggaaatggccagcatattaaaaaaaaaaaaaaaaaaaatcctctatGGGGAagtagagaagaatccttcctccataagccatgcatgctgagaggggcaactaaaatgccaggagcaagaagctagtaaccccttctgcataaattactaaatgtaaaataagaagaaaaatctctttctttttcaagtcaccctacctcagtgggagacagccagtgtgttaaaaaaaatacgtGATAGAAATTAAAAAACAATGTAAGGAGATCAAAGGTACAGAGAAATTCCTCTCATAACATGGATTCAGGCTGCAAGTTTTTATTAGGACACTAATCAGTAACACCCCATTCTAGCAAAATGCCTGTAGCAGTATGCTACAAAAATGCCAAATCATAAAGCGAAGAAATTGAAGGCAGGTGTTCTATAAGTGTAGTGAATAAATAACCCAGACATAGGAGATAAACTtatgacaacactgtcattgGACAGAAACTTTATTATAAGTTTCACTCTCCCACATTCAGgacatttgtgtattgttccagccaaggcATTATGCTGTcttactcactcacacactctcacattctCACATTCTCACAttctcacattctctctctctctctctctcccattctcaCTCTCCCATTCTCACTCTCCCATTCTCACTCTCCCATTCTCACTCTCCCATCCTCACTCTCCCATCCTCACTCTCCCATCCTCACTCTCCCATCCTCACTCTCCCATCCTCACTCTCCCATCCTCACTCTCCCATCCTCACTCTCCCATCCTCACTCTCCCATCCTCACTCTCCCATCCTCACTCTCCCATCCTCACTCTCCCATCCTCACTCTCACATCCTCACTCTCACATCCTCACTCTCACATCCTCACTCTCACATCCTCACTCTCACATCCTCACTCTCACATCCTCACTCTCACATCCTCACTCTCACATCCTCACTCTCACATCCTCACTCTCACATTCTCACTCTCACATTCTCACTCTCACATTCTCACTCTCACATTCTCACTCTCACATTCTCACTCTCACATTCTCACTCTCACATTCTCTCACATTCTCACTCTCACATTCTCACTCTCACATTCTCACTCTCACATTCTCACTCTCACATTCTCACTCTCACATTCTCACTCTCACATTCTCACTCTCACATTCTCACTCTCACATTCTCACTCTCACATTCTCACTCTCACATTCTCACTCTCACATTCTCACTCTCACATTCTCACTCTCACATTCTCACTCTCACATTCTCACTCTCACATTCTCACTCTCACATTCTCACTCTCACATTCTCACTCTCACATTCTCACTCTCACATTCTCACTCTCACATTCTCACTCTCACATTCTCACTCTCACATTCTCACTCTCACATTCTCACTCTCACATTCTCACTCTCACATTCTCACTCTCACATTCTCACTCTCACATTCTCACTCTCACATTCTCACTCTCACATTCTCACTCTCACATTCTCACTCTCACATTCTCACTCTCACATTCTCACTCTCACATTCTCACTCTCACATTCTCACTCTCACATTCTCACTCTCACATTCTCACTCTCACATTCTCACTCTCACATTCTCACTCTCACATTCTCACTCTCACATTCTCACTCTCACATTCTCACTCTCACATTCTCACTCTCACATTCTCACTCTCACATTCTCACTCTCACATTCTCACTCTCACATTCTCACTCTCACATTCTCACTCTCACATTCTCACTCTCACATTCTCACTCTCACATTCTCACTCTCACATTCTCACTCTCACATTCTCACTCTCACATTCTCACTCTCACATTCTCACTCTCACATTCTCACTCTCACATTCTCACTCTCACATTCTCACTCTCACATTCTCACTCTCACATTCTCACTCTCACATTCTCACTCTCACATTCTCACTCTCACATTCTCACTCTCACATTCTCACTCTCACATTCTCACTCTCACATTCTCACTCTCACATTCTCACTCTCACATTCTCACTCTCACATTCTCACTCTCACATTCTCACTCTCACATTCTCACTCTCACATTCTCACTCTCACATTCTCACTCTCACATTCTCACTCTCACATTCTCACTCTCACATTCTTACTCTCACATTCTTACTCTCACATTCTTACTCTCACATTCTTACTCTCACATTCTTACTCTCACATTCTTACTCTCACATTCTTACTCTCACATTCTTACTCTCACATTCTTACTCTCACATTCTTACTCTCACATTCTTACTCTCACATTCTTACTCTCACATTCTTACTCTCACATTCTTACTCTCACATTCTTACTCTCACATTCTTACTCTCACATTCTTACTCTCACATTCTTACTCTCACATTCTTACTCTCACATTCTTACTCTCACATTCTTACTCTCACATTCTTACTCTCACATTCTTACTCTCACATTCTTACTCTCACATTCTTACTCTCACATTCTTACTCTCACATTCTTACTCTCACATTCTTACTCTCACATTCTTACTCTCACATTCTTACTCTCACATTCTTACTCTCACATTCTTACTCTCACATTCTTACTCTCACATTCTTACTCTCACATTCTTACTCTCACATTCTTACTCTCACATTCTTACTCTCACATTCTTACTCTCACATTCTTACTCTCACATTCTTACTCTCACATTCTTACTCTCACATTCTTACTCTCACATTcttactctcacactctcactctctctcatattctctctctctcatattctctctctctcatattctctctctctcatattctctctctctcatattctctctctctcatattctctctctctcatattctctctctcacactccctctctctcttttttttttagcacatcggccatttcccaccaaggcggggtgaccTTAATTTTGATAAAATATTAACTTAAATGTTTTTAGAGTTTGCAAATATTCTGGCAGATCAAATAGCAATTCTTAATGATCTCTGTTGTAATGCTCTTCTTGAACTGTGACTTTTAACAACATTGTTATAATGCTCTGGTAGCTGGAATCTCGGTTCAATGATCCATGgaaatttttttataataaacttacttattctcaATATGTTACTTGACATTCTTTTATTGATGTTACAACAAAACCTATAGAATTACTGTACAGCCTCGCTTCACTTAGacacgtactcgtttaccaatgacttacaacaggctctctgaccagtatgcatacctaaataatgtatattagagctgatttcctatacagtggacccccgcataccgttggccttacataacgttaaatccgcataccgatacattttatcgctaagattttgcctcgcataccgctaaaaaacccgctcaacgcttttcgtccgagacgcatctaatgtgcggcctgagccagcctcacatgttccgccggtggcattgtttaccagccagcctccgcggtaacatccaagcatacaatcggaacatttcgtattattacagtgtttttggtgattttatctgcaaaataagtgaccgtgggccccaagaaagcttctagtgccaaccctacagcaataagggtgagaattactatagagatgaagaaagagatcattgataagtatgaaagtggagtgcgtgtctccgagctggccaggttgtataataaaccccaatcaaccatcgctactattgtgggcaacaaaacggcaatcaaggaagctgttcttgccaaaggttcaactgtgttttcgaaacagagatcgcaagtgatggaagatgttgagagactcttattggtatggataaatgaaaaacagacagCATAAcagatcataagtgaaaaggctaggaagttgcatgaggatttaattaaaaaaatgcctgcaactagtgatgatgtgagtgaatttaaggccagcaaaggttggtttgagagatttaagaagcgtagtggcatacatagtgtgataaggcatggtgaggctgccagttcggaccacaaagcagctgaaaaatacgtgcaggaattcaaggagtacatagacagtgaaggactgaaacctgaacaagtgtttaattgtgatgaaacaggcctgttttggaagaaaatgccaagcaggacgtacattactcaggaggaaaaggcactcccaggacataagcctatgaaagacaggcttactctgttgatgtgtgccaatgctagtggtgattgcaaggtgaagcctttattagtgtatcactcagaaactcccagagcgttcaggcaaaagaatatcctcaaggctaatttgtgtgtgctgaggagggcaaacagtaaggcatgggtcactagggactttttctatgactggttacaccatgcatttgcccccaatgtgaaagattacctaactgaaaagaaattagaccttaagtgcctcctggtgttagacaatgcccctggtcatcctacagacgtggcagagcgactttatggggacatgagcttcattaaggtgaagtttttgcctcctaataccactcctctcctgcagcccatggaccagcaggttattgcaaacttcaaaaaactgtacacaaaagctctgtttgaaaggtgctttgtagtgacctcagaaactcaactgactctaagagagttttggagagagcactttaatatcctcaattgtgtaaaccttataggtaaggcttgggagggagtgactaagaggaccttgaactctgcttggaagaaactgtggccagaatgtgtagaccaaagggattttgaagggtttcaggctaaccctgagaggagtatgccagttgaggaatccattgtggcattgggaaagtccttgggattggaggttagtggggatgatgtggaagagttggtggaggaggacaatgaagaactaaccactgatgagctgctagatcaacttcaacagcaagaggccagacctgaggaaactggttcggaggagaggagagagaaattgaagaagttgcctactacaaagattaaggaaatctgtgcaatgtggctgaaagtgcaaacctttatggatgaaaatcaccctcacacagctattgcaagccgtgctggtgactattacactgacaatgttgtgaaacactttagggaagtcataaaggaacgagaggtacaggccactatggacagatatgttgtgcggcagaagtccagtgactctgaagctggtcctagtggcattaaaagaagaagggaagtagccccagaaaaggacttgacacctaaagtcttaatggaaggggattccccttctaaacactaagactctctcctcctcccatcccatcaatcatcaccagatcttcaataaaggtaagtgtcatgtaattgtgcatgcctttttcagtttgtgtgtattaaaattaatatttcatgtggtaaaattttttttttcatactttggggtgtcttgcacagattaatttgatttccattatttcttatggggaaaattcattcgcataacgataatttcgcataacaatgagctctcaggaacggattaatatcgttatgcgggggtccactgtattctgtttattacagtatacagtacactactgtataaatatttaaaaacatactaaaaatgttataaatggtggaaaaGTGGCATTAAAACAAAATCAAAGATGGCCAACACAAACCCACTACTACTAATATGCTCCTCCTttagtgacgaatttgtttaccaacacggtcttaggaacagaactccatcgttaagtgaggagaggctgtataccaaAACAGAAATGTAATACTATACATACAGTAATAATGAACTCTACCCATGACTTCTCAACTTAAAATTCATTTTCTGGAAACCCACTATGTCCTAAGCTCGAGATACAACTGTATACTATACTTAATTCTGTGCCTTTTGAATAGAACACTGCATGATGATGATTAAAAATGTTGGAGAAACTCATCAATATTTATCACATACTGAGAACAATACTCAACCTGTATGTGGAACAGAACTCTTAGGATGTCAACTATGACATCATCACAGCGGATCTCTGTCAGAAGGAGCATCAGAGTGGCATACAGTGCCTCTATGTTGGCCAGCGTGTTGTTGGCAAACTCGCAGTTCTCCTGGATTGATAACAAGAGTTCATTGCCAGACTTCTTCCAGAAGTTCACATCTTGCCGCACAGGCTTCCCAAGTGTGAGTCCCAGGCGTGTCACCTCCAGACTGTAAGAGACACAAGGAAAGGGACACTATTAGTGAGTAGAACATTTCATTTGATTTCTATTAATGATCAGGGTTTATCAAGCATATAAGACCCCACTTATACACCACCTTCTTTTCGGTGTTCCACGTTTTCACTGGCTTCAAATTGAGTCATTGTTCATTATGCTCCACCTGCCAGTGACTGTCATCCGTGGGTGGAACAATGGCTCAATTGAAAGCCAATGAAAACATAGAACACTGAAGAGAGGTGCTGTATATGTAGAGCCCTCCTTTATATATTTTGCAGCAGATTTATTATTTATCAAGTGCAAAGCCAAAAGGCACTTGTAGATTTTCTCCTTATAAGTTCACTTACACTCAAGTCTCATCTTTTAGTATTGAAGCACAAGCACAGTATTAGTGCAGAATGTTCGCCTGATGCCTTGGTCATCATattacaacaataacagcaacctGTTACAATTTCTCAACAAGTATTAATTTCATTTCAGAAATTATTGACAACAGTGGAATTTTCCAATACTCTGAACCAATCTAAATGCTCTAGTCTGGCTTGAGATTACACATCTAAAAGTAACAGTTACCAAAAGCTAATCATCTCATTAGTACACTTTACTTCACATCAAATCTTAAACCCTCAGCTTCCCACGAAGAAActacactttctctctctctcttcccaccacTCTCTTTTCTACTGTACTTCCATGGTTCTGTATCTATCTCATGAACTTGAGTTTTATAATTTCTCTTTATATATGGTCACCCAAAAGTTTCTTTTAGACTTGCTCAAATTGGAATAAACCCCATGCTATTAATTGTTCTAACCCACAGGTACTTTTCGGAACAAATCACCTCCCTATATCATCTGACACCTTTGATCTCCAGTCCTTCAGGAAATACCATTTGGACAATAGCTGGCATTTTTTCCTTCTTGCCAAGCTTTATTGAGTGGGCAACTCTCTCATTACGAAGtaaaaaaaggaaggaaaaaaaaaaagaggagcttACGTGGGTTTGGTGAGTTTCTCAATATTTTGGTGTCTATCAATGAGTGTGTGTAAGATCTGCTGAACAGTAAGACGCACTTCTGGGTCGCTCGACACCGACAGTCGCATCAGACGCACTAAGAACGACTGGGCAAATGTCTTTGAGTACTGCTCTGTTGTATACTTGGTACCAACCTAAAACCAGTAAAAAGTCATGTTTTTAATGAGTTTAAAATATGAGAAAAATCACTTTCCCACATTACTAACTAAACATAAGAACCAAATAAACTTGGACATTTATTTACACACATTAGATGAAACATTTACACGTATCAGAGGATGCTACAGAGCTAAGCTGAGATTCAGGGTTAAGTAGCTAACTTTCAACTAAAGTAAGACTAAGCATTTTAACTACAAACCTTGAGTAAAGACTTGAGAAGAAGGTGTTGTAACTTGATCTCTGCCTCAGGTCTTGTTGACCCTCCATCATCCACTCTATCACTACCGGGAACCTGAGAGAAAGTTTTTCCGCAAAGGATAGATACACTTTAGCAACAGTGAATTTGCTATTTGATAATAACAGCTATCTTATCTTTAAACAATAATCTACAAGACTATTCCTGAATGAAGTGAAATTCCTAAAAATCATAATATTTATACTAACTCTTCTCACACAccgtctcagaccgggccgcgggggcgttgacccccggaactctctccaggtaaactccaggtaaacaccgtaCTAATAAAACTATTTATTGTTTTAATGTATCCATGACATCTAACCTGTCATATCTGCttgagtgatagtgtgaatgatggtgaaaatgtttctttttgGGGTTACTCTgcttcagtgggaaatggccagcatattaaaaaacaaaaaaaaatagaaattcctctatgggaaagtggagaagaatctttcctccataagtcatgcaagtcgtaagaggcaactaaaatgccaggagcaagaggctagtagccccttctgtaTTAATT contains:
- the stmA gene encoding protein EFR3 homolog cmp44E isoform X5, with protein sequence MPVGCCGCCSAFRPRYKRLVDNIFPAIPEDGLVKSNMDKLMWYAMNSPDKLDRIGDYLAHRLYRDINRRKMGYVIISMDALDQLLVSCHANTLNLFVESFLQMVQKLLESVEPTLQLRATQSFEKFANIREDTPSYHRRYDFLVSKFSSMCYSNEDDEVTRKQLRTAGIKGLQGVVRKTDWDNLGENIWLPTHMEKIVPSLLYNMQGNKSYIEGMTQTGDAPENHQTEGEKEPHELAEMCLRELVSRATHGKIHSVVKPLLIHLDQEGLWVSNCFAVQVFKILMFSIQVQYSITVIELIMTHLNEKNSEPAQIRTGIADVLSKIIPIAAGECIGPSVIDIINSLLEHIRSSVVGGTSGKEGSAEKVYQETLIHALGEYANHLPDYQKIDSMVFILNKVPGSDRVDDGGSTRPEAEIKLQHLLLKSLLKVGTKYTTEQYSKTFAQSFLVRLMRLSVSSDPEVRLTVQQILHTLIDRHQNIEKLTKPTLEVTRLGLTLGKPVRQDVNFWKKSGNELLLSIQENCEFANNTLANIEALYATLMLLLTEIRCDDVIVDILRVLFHIQGLAQGGAVSAVAAIQLHTLVASVMVVISHLVTTLKEHVSAVIKHRSDKAPHLLPELLSHYDSSLLHSSLPQELLFDNAKVLDLLTGTNLDEKRLNASVSSIMRRQSTAQHTSSAMDINSISVEVDSACSSPGLPRRSLEEEITFESLKKVLTESPEQKRKAEEERRKQITEAFMTESFEALVAKIQAKQPDTLQNKLTEIFNRLPPSCPPAQTTTAMSCDTAAGLTSTTSNYQLPYPDIYIY
- the stmA gene encoding protein EFR3 homolog cmp44E isoform X4, with protein sequence MMISMTLHTIHISDTGCCGCCSAFRPRYKRLVDNIFPAIPEDGLVKSNMDKLMWYAMNSPDKLDRIGDYLAHRLYRDINRRKMGYVIISMDALDQLLVSCHANTLNLFVESFLQMVQKLLESVEPTLQLRATQSFEKFANIREDTPSYHRRYDFLVSKFSSMCYSNEDDEVTRKQLRTAGIKGLQGVVRKTDWDNLGENIWLPTHMEKIVPSLLYNMQGNKSYIEGMTQTGDAPENHQTEGEKEPHELAEMCLRELVSRATHGKIHSVVKPLLIHLDQEGLWVSNCFAVQVFKILMFSIQVQYSITVIELIMTHLNEKNSEPAQIRTGIADVLSKIIPIAAGECIGPSVIDIINSLLEHIRSSVVGGTSGKEGSAEKVYQETLIHALGEYANHLPDYQKIDSMVFILNKVPGSDRVDDGGSTRPEAEIKLQHLLLKSLLKVGTKYTTEQYSKTFAQSFLVRLMRLSVSSDPEVRLTVQQILHTLIDRHQNIEKLTKPTLEVTRLGLTLGKPVRQDVNFWKKSGNELLLSIQENCEFANNTLANIEALYATLMLLLTEIRCDDVIVDILRVLFHIQGLAQGGAVSAVAAIQLHTLVASVMVVISHLVTTLKEHVSAVIKHRSDKAPHLLPELLSHYDSSLLHSSLPQELLFDNAKVLDLLTGTNLDEKRLNASVSSIMRRQSTAQHTSSAMDINSISVEVDSACSSPGLPRRSLEEEITFESLKKVLTESPEQKRKAEEERRKQITEAFMTESFEALVAKIQAKQPDTLQNKLTEIFNRLPPSCPPAQTTTAMSCDTAAGLTSTTSNYQLPYPDIYIY